The proteins below come from a single Thermovirga sp. genomic window:
- a CDS encoding formyltransferase produces the protein MSDRPGTVVFAYSEVGHRCLKTLMDLGADIRGVLTYEDDKSENTWFKSVKELALAGGVPVFTPASPGDPPAVELVKNLKPEVIFSFYYRDMIPKAILYLPRLGAF, from the coding sequence ATGAGTGACAGGCCCGGGACGGTGGTATTCGCCTACAGCGAGGTGGGACACCGGTGCCTGAAGACGCTGATGGACCTGGGAGCCGATATCAGGGGCGTTCTCACCTACGAGGACGACAAGAGCGAGAACACCTGGTTCAAATCAGTGAAGGAACTGGCCCTGGCGGGCGGGGTTCCCGTCTTTACTCCTGCCAGCCCCGGTGATCCTCCCGCGGTGGAACTCGTCAAGAACCTGAAACCGGAGGTCATCTTTTCCTTTTATTACCGCGACATGATCCCCAAGGCCATCCTCTATCTTCCGCGCCTCGGTGCCTTC